One window from the genome of Bacillus rossius redtenbacheri isolate Brsri chromosome 12, Brsri_v3, whole genome shotgun sequence encodes:
- the LOC134537457 gene encoding pyridine nucleotide-disulfide oxidoreductase domain-containing protein 1, translating to MSAGEEHATFVVIGGGIAGVSCAEMLPFHSSDEKVILITASSLIKAVTNVVPYTKMLFDFDVEEKAAETLSDKHPNVSIIHDTVIKLDAMNHRVFTENGACVSYKKLCICTGGRPKLITEGNKFVIGIRDVDSVKDLQRRIQKARRVVVVGNGGIATEVVYEIEGVEMVWAIKDKHISAPYIDPGAAQFLLSRLDEGKGDAKAPCKRMKYTVSSEQHAGKGAALGPDWHANYDMEGSFVRQRAVTVEYNTEVTAVREGDAEWPVYVELNNGKVYGCDFVISATGVTPNVAALVQGNSLEVSADGGLAVDERLETSAPDVFAAGDACTAAWEAAPHWFQMRLWRQAWQMGAYAAKTMSASLASEPVVQDFCFELFSHVTRFFGLKVVLLGLYNGQRLQGQYEVLLRVTPREEYVKLVVREGRLQGAVLVGETDLEEMCENLILNQIDITGIDILDPRVDIEDYFD from the coding sequence ATGTCTGCAGGAGAAGAACACGCAACTTTCGTCGTCATAGGGGGCGGCATTGCCGGCGTCTCGTGCGCCGAGATGTTACCTTTCCACAGCTCTGACGAGAAGGTAATCTTGATCACAGCATCTTCTCTCATCAAGGCCGTCACAAACGTAGTCCCGTACACCAAAATGTTATTCGACTTCGACGTGGAAGAAAAGGCAGCAGAGACACTTTCAGATAAGCATCCCAACGTTTCCATCATCCACGACACGGTCATAAAACTTGACGCGATGAACCACAGAGTCTTCACGGAGAACGGTGCGTGCGTGAGTTACAAGAAACTGTGCATTTGCACAGGAGGCCGACCAAAGCTCATCACCGAAGGAAACAAATTCGTGATCGGCATCCGTGACGTAGATTCCGTGAAGGACCTCCAGCGGCGGATCCAGAAGGCGCGACGCGTCGTGGTGGTGGGGAACGGCGGCATCGCGACGGAAGTGGTGTACGAGATAGAAGGCGTGGAGATGGTGTGGGCCATAAAAGACAAGCACATATCCGCCCCGTACATAGACCCGGGGGCCGCCCAGTTTCTGCTGTCGAGGCTCGACGAGGGTAAAGGGGATGCCAAGGCACCCTGCAAGAGGATGAAGTACACCGTCTCCTCGGAGCAGCATGCGGGGAAGGGGGCGGCCTTGGGGCCCGACTGGCACGCTAACTACGATATGGAAGGAAGTTTCGTCCGGCAGCGAGCTGTCACCGTGGAGTACAACACCGAAGTGACGGCCGTCAGGGAAGGAGATGCGGAGTGGCCCGTCTACGTCGAGCTGAACAACGGGAAGGTGTACGGCTGCGACTTCGTCATCTCCGCGACCGGCGTGACGCCGAACGTGGCGGCGCTCGTGCAGGGCAACAGCCTGGAGGTGTCCGCGGACGGGGGGCTGGCGGTGGACGAGAGGCTGGAGACCTCCGCGCCGGACGTGTTCGCGGCCGGGGACGCGTGCACGGCCGCCTGGGAGGCGGCCCCCCACTGGTTCCAGATGCGGCTGTGGCGCCAGGCCTGGCAGATGGGCGCCTACGCCGCCAAGACCATGTCCGCGTCGCTGGCTTCGGAGCCGGTGGTCCAGGACTTCTGCTTCGAGCTGTTCTCCCATGTGACGCGCTTCTTCGGCCTGAAGGTGGTGCTGTTGGGGCTGTACAACGGCCAGCGGCTGCAGGGGCAGTACGAGGTGCTGCTGCGCGTGACGCCGCGCGAGGAGTACGTTAAGCTGGTGGTGAGGGAGGGCCGGCTGCAGGGCGCCGTGCTGGTGGGCGAGACAGACCTGGAGGAGATGTGCGAGAACCTCATCCTCAACCAGATCGACATCACGGGCATCGACATCCTGGACCCCAGAGTCGACATCGAGGATTATTTTGATTGA